Genomic segment of Pseudomonadota bacterium:
GACGATGCCGATCAGGGACTGGAGGGCGGCCCTGAACCAATTCTCAATCATATTTGAAGGCCGGTTACCGGTTTACTGACAACTCAAACCCGGACCGTTTACACAAAATGCTTTACAGGCCCGCGACTAGAACTTCTCGCCCTGGAAAGGGAGAACCGCGCCTTGCGCGTTCGGCTGGAGGACAAAACGGCGGCCCGAACGGCGGCCGCGCTGGCCCTGGAAGAGAGAGACCCGCTTTCACGTTTTCGCGGACAATGTCCAGGCGGCGATTTATGTTATCAACGAGCAGGGTCAAAACCTGTACGCCAATCATTTCATGGCCACCTTGTGTGAGTACGACCGGGAGGAACTGTCGCGGCTGCCGATTTTCGCGCTGGCGCACCCGGACGGAAGATCGCGACCTGACCATCAGGCGCACCCGGGCGCGCTTCGACAAGGAAGCGCCGTCAACTCCGTACGATGTAAAAATCGTAACCAAAAACGGGAACGTTAAGTGGGTTGAGCTTTGCGCGCAAAACCTTGAACTGCATGGGAAAAGCGTGATTCTGGGCACGGCCGTCGACATCACGGCCAGGAAAAAAAGCGAGGCCGCCCTGAACTGCAGCGAAGAGAGGTTCAGGGCCTTCACCGAGAATTCACCGGTAATGATCTACACTTACGACAGCCGGGGCTATTTCACTTATGCCAACAAGCTGTGCGAGAAGGCGACCGGCTACGCCCGGGAAAATTTACTGAAAATGCACTTTTCCGCTCTCCTCGATGACGCCGACAAGGAAATCGGCCGGCAACAAGCCGTGGCCCGTTTCGCGACGAGCGAGCAGATCCCTTCCTGGGACTGTCTGATTTGCAGAAAAGACGGCACGCGACGGCGCTGGGAGCTTTCCGGAATCAGGCTGGAGGATGACCACGGCGAACCGATGATTCTGGGCAACGCCATCGACATCACCGACAGATTCGCGGCGGAGCAGGCCCTGAAAAAAACCAAGCTGTCCCTGCGCGATGAACAGGAACAGTTGCTGACCACCCTGCGCAGCATCGGGGACGCGGTCGTCACCACCGATCTCGAAGGTCGCGTCGTCCTGCTGAACCGCGTCGCGGAGAAGCTGACGGGCTGGAGCCAGAACGAAGCCCGCGGGCGACGAATCGGCGAAGTCCTGGAACTCGTCCGGGGCCACAGCGCGGAAAACGCCGCCCACCCCCTAGCGCAAGCTATCCAAGGGGTGGTCCTGGAACCGGAAGAGGATACCATCTTGCGTTCACGCCGGGGGCAACCGTTATAAAATCGCCCACAGCGCGGCGCCGATTCACAATGAAAAAAGTGAGATCATCGGCGGAGTCATGGTTTTTCGTGACATCACCGACCGCGTCCGCCTGCGGGAAGAGGTGCTTAAACTCAAGAAACTTGAAAGCGTCAGCCGGCTGGCCGGCGGCATCGCGCACGACTTCAACAACCTGCTGACCGGAATAATCGGCAATATCGAGGTCGCCGGTCAGCGTCTGGCTCCGCCGCTTGACGCACGGGTCCGCCCCAATCTGGAAAAAGCCCTCAAGGCCGCCCAGCGGGCCGCCGGACTGACACAAAAATTATTGTCTTTCGCCAAGGGCGGCGAACCGGTCAAGGAAACCGCTTCACTGGTCGAAATCATTCGCGAATCCGCTGAATTTTCCCTGACCGGAGCAAAAATCGCCCTGCAGCTGGAGCTGCCCGCGCAGCTCTGGGCGGCCGAGGTTGACGCCGGCCAGATCAGCCAGGTGATTCAGAACCTGGTACTTAATGCGGTTCAGGCCATGCCCCAGGGCGGCGTCATCACCATCAGCGGCGCCAATCTTGAGCTGAACGCACCGCGAGCCGCGGGTCTGCCCCTCAAGCCCGGCCCCTATGTGAAAATCTCGGTGCGGGATCAGGGCTGCGCTATCCCCTCGGATCTGCATGACAAAATTTTCGATCCCTTCTTCAGCACCAAGGAACAGGGCAGCGGTCTGGGCCTGTCGGTGATTCACGCGATCGTCGCCAAGCATTGCGGACACATCGAAGTCCGTTCGAAACCGGGCCGCGGCACGGAATTCACCGTCCTGCTGCCGGCTCTCGGCCTCAGCCTGCCCGCCCGGGGGGAAAACGCCGGTGACAAAAGAACCCGAAATCGCGGCAAAGCGGATTCTGGTCATGGACGATGATGACGCCATTTGTGAAATTCTTAGTGAACTTCTCTGTGCTTACGGTTGCGAGGTGGTGGCCG
This window contains:
- a CDS encoding PAS domain S-box protein; this encodes MSTTGRNCRGCRFSRWRTRTEDRDLTIRRTRARFDKEAPSTPYDVKIVTKNGNVKWVELCAQNLELHGKSVILGTAVDITARKKSEAALNCSEERFRAFTENSPVMIYTYDSRGYFTYANKLCEKATGYARENLLKMHFSALLDDADKEIGRQQAVARFATSEQIPSWDCLICRKDGTRRRWELSGIRLEDDHGEPMILGNAIDITDRFAAEQALKKTKLSLRDEQEQLLTTLRSIGDAVVTTDLEGRVVLLNRVAEKLTGWSQNEARGRRIGEVLELVRGHSAENAAHPLAQAIQGVVLEPEEDTILRSRRGQPL